A genome region from Schaalia sp. 19OD2882 includes the following:
- a CDS encoding DUF3097 family protein — MNPRRSFDDPYGPDILSHDPHRQGPSARRPRSAPVHAEIGMVLEDVTTGWVGAITRVEKSGGMHVLELEDRRGRRRSFPLGPGFWLDGKPVEVLPPRPSRAPARSPGIAPGAPAALTTPGGRRVTNSGSIAAPKGPARVARASRLWVEGRHDAELVQHVWGDDLAEAGVVVQLLDGVDNLEAVLDDFQPGGTTRAGVLVDHLVPGSKESRIAQALQARWGQGLLVVGHPFVDIWQAVKPQRVGLERWPEIPRGTDIKRGTLAHLGWPHATQADIAHGWRRILATVRTYKDLEPALLGRVEELIDFVTAPGTR; from the coding sequence GTGAATCCACGCCGATCCTTCGACGACCCTTACGGCCCCGACATCCTCTCGCACGACCCGCACAGGCAGGGGCCCAGCGCCCGCAGACCACGATCCGCCCCGGTCCACGCCGAGATCGGCATGGTCCTGGAGGACGTGACCACCGGGTGGGTCGGTGCCATCACCCGGGTGGAGAAGTCCGGCGGAATGCACGTCCTTGAACTCGAGGACCGACGAGGCCGCCGCCGCAGTTTCCCCTTGGGGCCCGGCTTCTGGTTGGACGGCAAACCAGTCGAGGTCCTGCCGCCCCGGCCCTCCAGGGCGCCGGCGCGCAGTCCCGGGATTGCGCCCGGCGCTCCGGCTGCCCTGACCACTCCCGGTGGCAGACGCGTCACGAACTCCGGATCCATCGCCGCCCCCAAGGGTCCCGCCCGCGTGGCGCGCGCCTCACGCCTGTGGGTGGAAGGCCGACATGATGCGGAACTGGTCCAGCACGTGTGGGGCGATGACCTTGCCGAGGCCGGGGTGGTCGTCCAACTGCTCGACGGGGTCGACAACCTGGAGGCCGTCCTCGACGACTTCCAGCCGGGAGGAACCACCCGGGCCGGAGTCCTCGTGGACCACTTGGTGCCCGGATCGAAGGAGTCGCGCATCGCCCAGGCCCTCCAGGCGCGATGGGGCCAGGGGCTCCTGGTCGTCGGACACCCCTTCGTCGACATCTGGCAGGCGGTCAAACCCCAGCGGGTGGGGCTCGAGCGCTGGCCGGAGATACCCCGTGGCACGGACATCAAACGCGGGACCCTGGCCCACCTCGGATGGCCCCACGCCACCCAGGCCGACATCGCCCACGGCTGGCGCAGGATCCTTGCCACGGTGCGCACCTACAAGGATCTGGAGCCTGCTCTGCTGGGGCGTGTGGAGGAACTCATCGACTTCGTCACCGCTCCCGGTACCCGCTGA
- a CDS encoding OPT family oligopeptide transporter, translating to MSAPTPADRGSLKELTIRGIVIGGIITIIFTAANVYLGLKAGLTFATSIPAAVISMAVLRYFKDHTIQENNIVQTIASAAGTLSAIIFVLPGLVMVGWWQGFPYWQSVFVIALGGILGVMYSIPLRRALVTNSDLPYPEGVAAAEVLKVGDTHEGAEESHKGLMAIVWGGLSSAAFVVLGSLKAVATEVSGVFRIGAGGTMAAGSLSLALIGVGHLVGLGVGIAMVVGLLISYGVLLPMQTWGHVEGVESLADTVGTVFKSEVRLMGAGTIAVAAVWTLLKLLGPIIGGIRDSLVSSSRRQAGQTVELTEQDLSAKFVIGTTIASMLPIGVLLWLFVRGTAIEHSVLGLIIVSILFILLTGLAVASVCGYMAGLIGASNSPISGVGIIVAIAAALVVKAVHGTVTGDQVSALVAYTLFTAAVVFGIATISNDNLQDLKTGQLVAATPWKQQVALVIGVVFGSIVIPPVLNLMQTAFGFQGAPGAGEKALAAPQASLISDLIKGVFGGDLNWNLIGVGAAIGVVVIIINEILTRTTKKLSLPGLAVGMGMYLPMAITIMIPIGALIGVLHDKWAQRQSDPERARRMGTLMATGLIVGESLWGVVYAGIVGFSGKDDPLALVPEGFEGLTQVIGVILFAGIVTLLYSRARTVGADK from the coding sequence ATGTCCGCCCCCACACCCGCCGACAGAGGTTCCCTCAAGGAGCTGACGATTCGCGGAATCGTCATTGGTGGAATCATCACCATCATCTTCACCGCTGCGAATGTCTACCTGGGCCTCAAGGCCGGGCTGACATTCGCGACTTCGATCCCCGCCGCAGTCATCTCCATGGCCGTCCTGCGCTACTTCAAGGACCACACCATCCAGGAGAACAACATCGTCCAGACCATCGCGTCTGCGGCGGGAACCCTCTCCGCGATCATCTTCGTCCTGCCGGGCCTGGTCATGGTCGGCTGGTGGCAAGGATTCCCCTACTGGCAGTCGGTGTTCGTCATCGCACTGGGCGGAATCCTGGGCGTCATGTACTCCATCCCGCTGCGCCGCGCCCTGGTCACCAACTCCGACCTGCCCTATCCCGAAGGCGTGGCGGCAGCCGAGGTCCTCAAAGTCGGCGACACCCATGAAGGCGCCGAGGAGTCCCACAAGGGCCTCATGGCCATCGTCTGGGGCGGCCTGTCGTCGGCGGCCTTCGTCGTCCTGGGATCCCTCAAGGCCGTGGCCACGGAAGTCTCCGGAGTGTTCCGCATCGGCGCGGGCGGCACCATGGCCGCTGGCTCCTTGTCCCTGGCCCTCATCGGCGTGGGCCACCTGGTCGGTCTTGGCGTCGGCATCGCCATGGTCGTCGGTCTGTTGATCTCCTACGGGGTACTGCTGCCCATGCAGACCTGGGGTCACGTGGAAGGAGTCGAATCCCTCGCGGACACCGTCGGCACCGTCTTCAAGTCCGAGGTGCGCCTCATGGGTGCCGGCACGATCGCCGTGGCCGCCGTGTGGACCCTGCTCAAACTGCTCGGCCCCATCATCGGTGGAATCCGCGACTCCCTGGTCTCCTCCTCGCGCCGCCAGGCGGGACAAACGGTGGAACTGACCGAACAGGACCTGTCGGCGAAGTTCGTCATCGGCACCACCATTGCTTCGATGCTGCCCATCGGTGTCCTCCTGTGGCTCTTCGTCCGCGGGACCGCCATCGAACACTCCGTCCTGGGCCTCATCATCGTCTCGATCCTGTTCATCTTGCTCACCGGTCTGGCCGTGGCCTCCGTGTGCGGATACATGGCGGGTCTCATCGGCGCGTCGAACTCGCCGATCTCCGGCGTCGGCATCATCGTCGCAATCGCTGCTGCCCTCGTCGTCAAGGCCGTCCACGGCACCGTCACCGGTGACCAGGTGTCCGCCCTGGTGGCCTACACGCTGTTCACCGCTGCCGTCGTCTTCGGTATCGCGACGATCTCCAACGACAATCTCCAGGACCTCAAGACCGGCCAGCTGGTGGCCGCCACCCCGTGGAAGCAGCAGGTGGCCCTGGTCATCGGTGTCGTCTTCGGCTCGATCGTCATCCCGCCCGTCCTCAACCTCATGCAGACCGCCTTCGGCTTCCAAGGAGCCCCCGGCGCTGGGGAGAAGGCGCTGGCGGCCCCCCAGGCCTCGCTGATCTCGGACCTCATCAAGGGCGTCTTCGGTGGCGATCTCAACTGGAACCTCATCGGTGTGGGCGCGGCCATCGGCGTGGTCGTCATCATCATCAACGAGATCCTCACCCGTACGACGAAGAAGCTGTCCCTGCCGGGTCTGGCGGTGGGAATGGGAATGTACCTGCCCATGGCCATCACCATCATGATCCCCATCGGAGCCCTCATCGGCGTGCTGCACGACAAGTGGGCGCAGCGCCAGAGCGACCCCGAGCGCGCCAGGCGCATGGGCACCCTCATGGCCACTGGCCTCATCGTCGGCGAATCCCTGTGGGGCGTCGTCTATGCGGGCATCGTCGGCTTCTCCGGAAAGGACGATCCCTTGGCGCTGGTTCCCGAAGGCTTCGAAGGTCTGACCCAGGTCATCGGCGTCATCCTCTTCGCCGGGATCGTCACCCTGCTGTACAGCAGGGCCCGCACGGTGGGCGCCGACAAGTGA
- a CDS encoding cupin domain-containing protein has translation MSVDHGPNPYVVNIEEATTQNTNYRTTLWTGSNLQLTVMSIEPGHDIGLEVHEDHDQFLRIEDGRARVQMGPAKDQLTFDVEASDDDAIFIPAGSWHNLTSIGQTPLKVYSIYAPPEHAHGTVHATREEAIAAEH, from the coding sequence ATGAGCGTGGACCACGGACCCAACCCCTACGTCGTCAACATTGAAGAGGCGACGACGCAGAACACGAACTACCGCACGACCCTGTGGACGGGCAGCAACCTGCAACTGACCGTCATGAGCATCGAACCCGGCCACGACATCGGGTTGGAGGTCCATGAGGACCACGACCAGTTCCTGCGCATCGAGGACGGACGGGCCCGGGTGCAGATGGGCCCCGCGAAGGACCAACTCACCTTCGACGTCGAAGCCTCTGACGATGATGCGATCTTCATTCCCGCGGGCTCGTGGCACAACCTCACGTCCATCGGCCAGACTCCGCTGAAGGTCTACTCGATCTACGCCCCGCCGGAGCACGCGCACGGCACCGTGCACGCGACTCGGGAGGAGGCCATTGCCGCCGAGCACTGA
- the hemW gene encoding radical SAM family heme chaperone HemW, which translates to MSPAQPEGRQWPSDGRLDGDLAEVGAGRPFSVYVHVPFCTRRCGYCDFNTYTVGFGPGAEPDSYADTVVAEARLASTVLGRAGFGERPASTVFLGGGTPTLLAVGEIARILEGVRTHFGVAGGAEVTVEANPDSVDAAALAGLAAAGVTRVSFGMQSALPHVLATLERTHRPERLPLVVAWAREAGLEVSVDLIYGTPGESLGDWERSLEVALGLGTDHVSAYALVVEEGTRMGVQVARGELPEPDPDDEAAKYELADRLLGEAGLAWYEISNWARRGGDEGGLPASALRRASRHNLAYWRDHDWWGLGPGAHSHVGRTRWWNVKHPRAHAGRVQAGSSPAAAGEVLDPATRELERIMLAVRTSDGVEVPEGLAPEAIAALVADGLVDGAAALRGRIRLTLPGRLLADHVTRVLTQE; encoded by the coding sequence GTGAGCCCCGCCCAGCCCGAGGGGCGGCAATGGCCGTCGGACGGGCGCCTGGACGGCGACCTTGCCGAGGTCGGGGCCGGGCGTCCTTTCAGCGTCTACGTGCACGTGCCCTTTTGCACACGGCGTTGCGGCTACTGCGACTTCAACACCTACACGGTGGGTTTCGGGCCGGGCGCCGAACCCGACTCCTATGCGGACACGGTGGTGGCCGAGGCGCGCCTGGCCTCCACCGTGCTGGGCCGGGCCGGTTTCGGTGAGCGCCCCGCCTCCACGGTCTTCCTCGGGGGAGGGACCCCCACCCTGTTGGCCGTGGGTGAGATCGCACGCATCCTTGAGGGGGTGCGCACCCACTTCGGCGTGGCCGGCGGGGCGGAGGTCACCGTCGAGGCGAACCCGGACAGCGTCGACGCTGCGGCGCTGGCCGGCCTGGCCGCAGCCGGGGTCACCAGGGTCTCCTTCGGGATGCAGTCGGCGCTTCCGCATGTGCTGGCGACGCTGGAGCGCACCCACCGGCCCGAACGTCTTCCGCTGGTGGTTGCTTGGGCGCGTGAGGCGGGTCTGGAGGTGTCGGTGGACCTCATCTACGGCACGCCGGGAGAGAGTCTGGGGGATTGGGAGCGCTCCCTCGAGGTGGCGCTGGGGCTTGGAACCGACCACGTGAGCGCCTATGCCCTGGTGGTGGAGGAGGGGACCCGCATGGGGGTGCAGGTGGCGCGCGGTGAGCTGCCCGAACCCGACCCGGATGACGAGGCCGCCAAGTACGAATTGGCGGACCGCTTGCTGGGGGAGGCGGGCTTGGCCTGGTACGAGATCTCGAACTGGGCCAGGCGCGGAGGGGACGAGGGCGGCCTGCCCGCCTCCGCCCTGCGCCGTGCGAGCCGACACAACCTGGCCTATTGGCGTGACCATGACTGGTGGGGGCTGGGGCCGGGAGCCCACTCCCATGTGGGGCGTACCCGCTGGTGGAACGTCAAACACCCGCGCGCCCACGCGGGGCGCGTCCAGGCGGGTTCGTCCCCGGCGGCGGCGGGGGAGGTCCTGGACCCCGCCACGCGGGAGTTGGAGCGCATCATGTTGGCGGTGCGCACCAGCGACGGGGTGGAGGTGCCAGAAGGGCTCGCCCCTGAGGCCATCGCCGCTCTGGTGGCCGATGGTCTGGTCGACGGTGCCGCAGCCCTGCGCGGGCGGATTCGCCTCACCCTGCCAGGGCGCCTACTGGCCGACCACGTGACACGGGTGCTCACCCAGGAGTGA